The following is a genomic window from Solanum lycopersicum chromosome 6, SLM_r2.1.
TCTGTTCAGCTAACCTTGCCATGGATGCAGGATGTAATCCATCAAATTCAGCTGGAGTAGAGAAATCACTGGTATGGATTTGTACTAATCTTGTTGCGACATCCTCCGCAAATTCAACCATAACCAGGAATTACTATCCTATAATTTCTCTCGTTTCTTTATTTCTTGGAGGATCCAACATACTATATAACACCCTTCTCTCTTTCTCTGTAGTTGGAGGCAGCTCTTGACAGGGAGAGGGATTTACATCGTGAAGTTGCTGATTTACGATGGAGgtattatcattatgattataCATTAATCTTGCCTGTTAATTTTGGATATCATAAATAGTAGTCTTGAAGCGTCTGTTTACTTGATGTGTAGGCTCGAGCGTTCCCAGGAAGAgcttcaaaaatataaaacagaAAACAAAAGCCCAAAGTGACAAAAATTTGTGTGAAGTCTACATCAAAGTGTAGGAGATAACTGACTTTGTAAATGAGATACCAGAGTTAACAGATTTAAATTTCATCCCACTTTTAGGGTGAAGGTATGGGCTGCTTTCCAACTGAGTTCAACTCCAGCACTAGGGTTGcctttttcccccttttttttatACTTGTTTCTGCTTATTCTTGTTTTACCAGGCTAATTTGAGTACATGTTGAAGTTTTAGAGAATATCATTCTTGGTGATATTAATTCATATTTCTATTTAAAACCTTTACAAGAATTTGCCCCGTTTTTCTTGGTTGCGCCATCGGAAAGATTGTCGTGGGAGGTAAAATACCTTTTTTATTAAAGTGTATTTTTCTACACGTAGTTTCAGTAGCTAAATTAACCTCAGTTAAGATTGGCTCACTCGAATGGGTTGAGATTCTTCCATATTTTGGTGACTTGAATCTCTCTTGCTAACCATTATCATGCTTCTCCGCTAGTTCGTGCCTTGATGTACTTTCCTTGTCCCTGGTTCTACTTTTCGCCTAAAATACACTAGGAGCTGAGTTGAAGAAATCTTAGTGCCATGGGATGCTTAGCTTCAGAGAGTTGATCAGGCTTTATAATTTCCACAATCTCCCCATCAACCAGCAGGCACACTATATCAGCTATTCTCTGTATTTGCTTGATGCTATGAGAAACTATCACAATTGTCATCTTCTGATCCTTCTTGAGCTTTACTAGAACGTCCTCGATATTCTGTGTTGATATTGGATCTAATGCACTAGTTGGCTCATCCAATAGCAGAACCTTAGAAAAGATGGAACAATAAGTCAGACAGAGTCCTCTTTCCagttttaaaatgagttatatttgCATTTCAATCACCTCTGGTTCATTAGCTAAGGTTCTGGCAAGTGCAACTCTCTGTGCTTGGCCAACAGATAGTTCCCCACCTGACTTGTTGAAGAAAGATGAGTCTAGATCAGCCAAAGTCAGCAACTTGTAAACCTCATTATCACTTAGTTTCTTTCCCTTGAGTTTTGGCCCGTAACGTATATTATCTGCCACTGTACCTACATATTCATGAATCAAGCATCAGTAGTTACTGTGATTGTATCAGACACAGTGAACTTTCAAATTGGTCAAGTTCAAGTCTGTCTAATTTACTAATAGGTTAGCGTTTTTAGTTTGATCTTAGCAATTTAACAACCATACCTTCAAAGAGAACTGGAAGCTGGAACAACATGCCAACCTTACGACGAAGACAGAGCACATCCAGATCACAAATATCAGTACCATCAAGAAAAACAGTGCCCTTAGGGGTTCCCATAATCGATTTAGCGCTCGTAAAATTGTTGATTTTCCGCTACCACTGGGGCCAATAATCCCCATGATTACTCCTCTTGTTATGTCAACTCTAACACTCTTCAGTATAGAATCACCCTTATCTGATACCTTGTTCAGTTCCCTAACCTCAATCTTAGTTTCTGTTGCACCtttaatatcattcatttcCACTGCTAGTAGATGCCCTCTTTCTCCTGCTCACCATTGTCACAGAtttcaagaaagaaaaaatgactATACAATTCTAAAGTCCAATTACATTTCATCATTCATCaacaaaacattttattttacttagCAGGAAAATAATCTATGTTAAAGCATTTTGATGAAACATTAAAAGAAAGGTTAGAGGTAGCACATATTCGTAAAATTAGTTGAGGCACACCCAAACTATTCCATCAAAAGTGAGAATTTTCATGGTGAATCTGAATTTATCTAAGGCCCCCCAAAAGAAGTCTTGAAATGGATTAACTAgatcctttttttaattataacgTACACTAGAATCATATAGATGATGAGTTTTGCTTCAACATACCTAATGAAATCTCCAAGGAGTGTGAGCTATGGAGCTGAGGACTAATTTTGCTCCAACTTTGTGATATCTCCATGGTATGTGAGTTACCAAACTGAGATTCAGTGTAGTTACTTAATTATCTGCACACAGAAGTGCCAAATGAAGAAGACAAGTCTTTTTGGTTTTATCTCGTGTAATGAGACTTTAAAAGTATTATAGGACAAATATACCTTCCCTAGTTCTTCCTTAGGTTAAGTAATTGTCATGttattaatattgattttaaCACGTAACTGTTTTGTTTAGGTGGAAATGTCAACAATAGAATTATAAGAGCTCTCAGTGAGTTACTCAACAAGCACAAAAATAGACAAAGATTATCACATTGGATTCTAAGTCGTCTAGTTGGGAATAAGTtatctcaaaattaattattctgtGATAACTTATCTCATTAATATAAATGGTGGGATAAGTCGATCCTAAGACTATATATTCTTATCTCTTACACGAAACGACTATAAATGTGCTTTGACTTTGGCTAATCGGTCCTAATTTTTGTTTACCTAATTTGATTAAGAAAAGAAGTGGTATTTTGTGCAGCTTGTGTGAATGAATGGACCAATTTGAACTGTTAATTAGGTTACCATGGACCAGTGAAATGTAAAAATAGATTTGTATATCAAGAATTTGTTCAAGACACGATGATTAATTCTATCACCAATTGACATGGGAGACTCCACACACCCACTGGACATATGAGATGGAGCCTGACCTTCCTTGATAGcatgacaaaaaaatgaaacGATAAAATTAATTCTAACTACAAAATTAGTATTTCATTTGTCTTAATTTATACTATACACTTTTTTTAGTCAGTCTCAAAATACTAACATATTTTTACATATAgtaattattcaaatttaaatgttaattttgcctttaatgaaatgatataCAACTTCACAAACAATTATGACTTATTTTAGATCGCAAATTTCAAAAGTcatcttttctttcttaaattttgtatcgAGTCAAActaatcatataaattgaaacacaggaaataataaattttgtggaaGTCAAAGTAATTAGATCTAATTTTCATCTTTTACAGATTTTGTTATCTAACCAAATTGATCGAGCCAACTAGAGAATTGAAAACCATGCTTTGAATCTTGCTCATAATTTTATATGGAACATGTATATGAGTAGTATGTGAATTTGAAGAGTCCAGTTTCTACCTTCTACCTCTCCAATATTGACGGCTTCCCTAATACTTTTTCTATTAGTAGTAAGAGTGACCACCGCCTCCATATTATACTGTTCTTATCTCGATAGGCCTTAGTTTGAAGTATGTTAAGTAGGGAAAACGGATACATATATCTttgaactatcgtaaatggtatatGGATAACCTTCATCATACTTTTCCATTCATAAACTAGAGTATATATGCCCTTCACTCTAACGGAAGACTAAATACGGACACGTGACACAATTTTATCAATCGATAAATATCGAATCGGTGGATAAGATTATGGCACGTGTATGCTTGTTagtataaaagatatatatgctctagtttttggatgGCATGGGTACCAATGTCTAAAAAATATAACGGAAGGTATGTGCAtatcatttacgatagttcgaaGTTACATCTGTCCTTTTTCCCTATTAAATAATATGCATTGTCTTAACGTTGTGCTATTGCCTTGACATGACACACTTTTCCGCTTAAACTTGTCATGTACCCTTCTCATATGTCCATAGCCGGATGCAACTCATAAACACCAGATACATTCAACCGAAATATTTTCgatataaaatttgataaaaaaattgttatatagATGTTAGATTTGAACTCCAATTTTAAAAGTACAatataaattagattttttaaaaaaattattgaatacaCTAATTTTTGGCTCCAAACTCTGTCTACCTCATTaatttctcttccttttttttttttcatttcttgttGCGTGGCATGAGAATGTTACCCTTAAAACACAATTTAGCATTTGGTATGGATGATTAGTTCACAAATTTAAAGGTAAACTTAGGTTTCCCTCCTTTTATTTTTGCACATATTTCCGTTTATGTGGTAATTTAAAATAGTTAGCACATATGtgtatacataaatatgtcaatTGAAGTctcgttaaaaaaataaaggatatatatgataaattttaataataatgagGTTATTTTTGGCACAATCATTTAACGAAGGATATGAATaagtaatattaaaaaattgataggAAAATTTGATCTTCCCCCAAATTAAATTGGTAAATAATCatttggagtttttttttttttttataaaaaaaataatagtaaaatgaCATGAGTGCAATTttgataatcttttttttatttgtttataatgAAGATACTATTGTAGTCTACTAATAcatttctacaaatttttttattttttttaagtttgatatAAGAATATTATTAATTCTCCAATACACTTGTTCGTTCTagcaaaatcatttttaaaaagtagctTAAACATTGTACAATGaggttatttttaaaagatcttTTAATGATGGacatacaaataatattatcaaaagttttttctaaatttaattgttttccTAAATTTGAttggtaaaaaataattacaatttacaTATTGCGTTATCACTACGAATGTAATTTTGgataatttttaacttcttttttaataGTAATATCGTTACAAATgcaattttgataatttattatattttttaaaaaaagtttaaggtaaaataattaatcctccaatatatacttgttcaaacaatcattttttaaaaagatagcTTAAACATTGTAATGAAGTTATTTCAGAGCAATATTTTAATGgaaaacatacaaataattacaaaaaaaattaagataaaattattcttttcctAAATTTAAATGGTAAATGAATCACGTGTTACACCAAATTTTATAGTAACATTATTACCgatataattttgataatattttaattttttttaacgaaattatcaatatagacataattttgataatctacaataattttatataaagtttaaagtaaaaattaaaataattaatcctCCAATATACAGTTGTtctaataaaatcatttttcaaaattagtttaaacacaatattttcctcaaaattgtACTCATAATActcaaaaactaaacaaaagagtaattaaaatgcaaaaattatcatttaaaaatatcacaCCCACTCTCAATAATTGTTACAAACGCGCACGCCTCACTAAATACCTAATCACCACTCGCGTGTTGTAACAAGAGAGAATAAGAGCGTGGgcagtgaattttttttatatatcaattaacgaaaataaataaataaataaattttattcagcatataattcagaaaaaaatagcagaaaaagaaagagaaaaaaatttaatcagacagaaaagaaaaaaacgaaaaaaaagagTCCGATTCAGAGAGAAGGAAGAAGGCGAGTATATATCGATCAGAGAAACAAAGAAGGAGTTGGGTCTTCCAATTTCTGATTCAAAACGgtgaatttttgtaattaacagagcaaaaaggaaaatcaaaatGCGGAACAATGTTATGGAGCAATGGAAGAAGAAGCTGTATGGGTTTCAATGAACAAATAAGAGTGGGAGAAGCATTTGTGTTTTTCTGAATCTGAATTTTGAATCAGTTTCAGGGAGCTAAATAAGGTAAGCCAATTTACTTCGTTGTGTTTGAGAACTTCAATTTTTGTAGCCGGGTAAGctgaatcttttttttcttcttcttttgaacCCAATTTACTGCAgaataaatttgaagttgaagtgGGTAACTTCAAGTTTGGTATTTAAGCAGGAGGTGGCATTTTGGGTTTGTTTTAGGTGAATTATTGGGGATTGGAGTTTATTGAATTGGGAATAAAGCTAAGGGTTTACTTCGAATTTCAGGGgatatttgtattttgatgGAAATGGAGGGTTTCGCTGTTTTAAAGTTTTGATTTTGGATATTGGGTGTGAGGTTTCTTGAACgtggaatttaattttttggggggggATTGGGATTTTTGGAGGgagaattagttgaaaatttGGATCTCTGATTTGGAACTCAACCCCTCCTATCCTTAAACTGCTAAAAGTTAGAGGATTTGAGATGGGTTTTGATTCGGCAATGCTGGGATTGGGATTTAATGTTGTTTCTGTTATGTGTTTGTGGAATTATGGCAAAACCCTAGTTTAGTGGTGAATTGGGTTCTTACCATTGGTCTTCTGTTTGTTTGAGCAGTGGAAAGGTTGAATTTTTGGCTTGTTTTTGGTGGAATATATGTATTGACGGAGATGCAACCACCACACCAGCATTCCCGGATTAATCTTTCTGAATTGAAAGCTCAGATAGTGAAGAAACTTGGACCAGAGGGTTCAAAGCAGTACTTTCATTACTTAAGTAGGCTATTGAGCTTGAAGATAAGCAAGGCCGAGTTCAATAAACTTTGTTTAAGGATCTTGGGGAGAGAAAACATTCCGTTGCATAATCAGTTCATTCATTCTATTCTGAGAAATGCCTGTAGTGCAAAAGTTCCTCCGCCAATTAATGAAGGGGGTATTGTGAAGCCTGTTGTAGCGGTTGGCAGTAAACAGCCCTTAGATGATGCTTATGACCAAAATGGATTTCATGTTTCCTCAAACCAGGCTTCAGGTCAACCGGGTTTGTCCAATGGTGCCGTGCTGCCATTATCTCCTCGGAAGGCCAGGACAGGATATCGTGATCGTAGGGCTGGGGATCGCCGTAGTGTGCTTGGATCAAATGGGAAGAATAGTTTTACTTTTCAACAAGCTACTATGATGGAATCGAGTGATTTCGAAATTATTAAGGAAAATGGGGATTTGAATCCACCTAATGTCAAGGGAGCAGTGCATCAATATCAAGGAATCATGCAGCAAACAGATGATGATAGACAGGGATTCAATCAAGAAACTGCCAAATTTTCTGTTATGAAGAGATCACTGCAAAATTCAGTATCTTTACAGAAGAAAACAGACAAATCTAGAGATGATGGAAAAGAGATGCATGCTAGGAGTCGACTCCAAGCTCCTCTTGGGGTTCCATTTTGCCCCGTTAGTGTAGGTGGAGCACGTAGATCAGTATCTTTAGCAGCAAGTAGTAGATGTGTTAGCTCTTCTAGTTTTGGTGCTTTGTTGGACAGTGTAACTCTGAGGGAACGCATGGAGCAGATTTCTGCAGAACAGGGCCTTGATGGGGTGACCACGGATTGTGCCAATCTGTTGAACAATGGTTTGGATTCTTACTTAAAAGGTTTAATCAAATCTTGTCTCCAATTTGTGGGAGCAAGGTCAGGGCATGAGCCTACAACAAACAACACCAAGAAGCAGCAGACCTATATGAAGCTAGTTAATGGTCTCAGACCAGGTCATCATTTACAGATGAATGGTGGTAGATTGTCAGAAGCTGTGAACGAACGTGCTCCAGGCAACCTGGTATCATTGCAAGATTTTAGGGTTGCCATGGAACTGAACCCCCGGCAACTTGGTGAAGACTGGCCGCTGCTGCTGGAGAAACTAACACATGCAGTTGAGGAATAAGACATGTGCACTTCGCTGTCTTCAGGTCAAGCTTTTACCAGTCCCAGCTGGATCAGAGGGCACAGTTCTTCCAAGTTTTATGTAGTCACTCTGCTACAGTTCTCTTTACGGCCTTTTGATCCAGTAAACAGCTGTTGAGGTCAAACTTGTCTCTCATGGTGATAAAGGCAAGATCTAGGAATCTTTGTTTGACCAGCTGCATGGCCTTAATTTTGGCCAGAGGCATCCCATTCGTTAGCAACCACTGGAAGGGACTTGAAAAAAGAATGCCCCTGTTGGTTGCACTGTTGTATCATTAGCATAATTTTCTCTGGGTATCTGCATTCTCCTGTAATTTATGGTCAATGAGCAAATTTAGAACAGTTTTGCAGGAATAAATGTCTAGCCTAGTACTTCAGCTGAAAGGTGAAACTGAATGATGCACTAGCTGAATGTGTATGTATGTTCAACATCAAAATTGATTGGAACCTCAACATTAACAATACATTTTTCCAGTAGCTTAATTGAGcttatagattttttattttggaattaAAATTCATATGCCTATGGCTGATTTTTGTGCCTATCctctttactttcttaattACACCAAAGAACTAGAACTTCATTGTTTGAGACTCCGCAACGGGGTCATGCAAGCTGAAGTACCTCACAATTTACTCGACTTGCCATTTAACTTCATTAGCTTCTTTGTTGTTCTTAATTGCTAGAAGCACCAAGTATCTGATCTTTCAATTTGCTTATAAATTGTGGGGTTAATGTTATGTACCTCTTTTCACGTGAAGCATATTAGCTGTACTGCTGTAATATATCTGCTTAACCAATACGATTGATGACAGCTTTGTACAGATACAGTAAAG
Proteins encoded in this region:
- the LOC101254809 gene encoding uncharacterized protein; the encoded protein is MQPPHQHSRINLSELKAQIVKKLGPEGSKQYFHYLSRLLSLKISKAEFNKLCLRILGRENIPLHNQFIHSILRNACSAKVPPPINEGGIVKPVVAVGSKQPLDDAYDQNGFHVSSNQASGQPGLSNGAVLPLSPRKARTGYRDRRAGDRRSVLGSNGKNSFTFQQATMMESSDFEIIKENGDLNPPNVKGAVHQYQGIMQQTDDDRQGFNQETAKFSVMKRSLQNSVSLQKKTDKSRDDGKEMHARSRLQAPLGVPFCPVSVGGARRSVSLAASSRCVSSSSFGALLDSVTLRERMEQISAEQGLDGVTTDCANLLNNGLDSYLKGLIKSCLQFVGARSGHEPTTNNTKKQQTYMKLVNGLRPGHHLQMNGGRLSEAVNERAPGNLVSLQDFRVAMELNPRQLGEDWPLLLEKLTHAVEE